In Gallus gallus isolate bGalGal1 chromosome 8, bGalGal1.mat.broiler.GRCg7b, whole genome shotgun sequence, one DNA window encodes the following:
- the HFM1 gene encoding probable ATP-dependent DNA helicase HFM1 isoform X3: MFSSADEVFSLENLFYERPDTKKRDLENNKSNIWWIAPAPAIDEIPPAEELQRELEKNTASSCMGGIKHQKFIQQCKSITEEVNDKSPAPTHFGIASEKEMLRLCVGERTKKHGSLKMASTFLSPDKAKYKIGTEIFQQPDSNFSQTKILINFPENGDDESVHSPFRKSLFKMPGCMYKNTEFKDSSMDMKEVDTHFNTSENVTEVKKDTWRENHQPPVTKDSDFTLHRVNDGDMASKIGIKIKSLSGPSKILEMTGTTGRNLEILRAVTEIPTQFRCIFKEFPYFNYAQSKALDDLLYTDRNFVICAPTGSGKTVMFELAITRLLMEVPMPWLNIKVVYMAPIKALCSQRFDDWKEKFGPIGLSCKELTGDTVVDDLFEIHHAHIIITTPEKWDSMTRRWKDNSIVQLVRLFLIDEVHVIKDESRGATLEVVVSRMKTVQSSLWRLSENHDVPPLRFVAVSATIPNAEDIAEWLSDGKMPAVCLKVDEDQRPVKLRKIVLGFPCSDSQTEFKFDLTLNYKIASVIQAYSDQKPVLVFCATRKGVQQAASVLSKDAKFLLSVEQKQRLQKSANSLKDSKLRDLLMYGLAYHHAGMEVSDRKIIEGAFTAGDLPVLFTTSTLAMGVNLPAHLVVIKSTMHYVGGVFEEYSETDILQMIGRAGRPQFDTTATAVIMTRLSTREKYIQMLNGADIIESSLHRHLVEHLNAEIALHTVTDVTVALEWIRSTFLYIRALKNPTHYGFSSGLDKIGIEAKLQELCLKNLNDLSSFNLIRMDKENNFKPTETGRLMAWYYIAFDTVKQFFRIKGTETLKELVTMISNCTEFLDVKLRTNEKKILNALNKDKDKVTIRFPMEGRIKTREMKVNCLIQAHLGCIPVQDFTLTQDTGKIFRNGVRVTRWLSDFLASSKDNFSALLNSLILAKCFRCKLWENSLHVSKQLEKIGVSLSNAMVNAGLTSFKKIEDTNARELELILNRHPPFGNQIKESVLHLPKYELNIEQLPKYSDTMAEILVTTILTNFEQLQTRRTASDFHYVTLVVGDADNQVIFIQKIMDSVLLKTGNWMKKIEVKRALKSDDISINLISSDYVGLDIQQTYTAFYLTPRTVGSKVVINKLKAESSLDTSRGTAQNLPAAKVDSGSRSKEENICKKYSNRECNHRCKNKDVCGHDCCKTGVLSKSETSGDSKFSLYLADLRSRNSTSSVPPVKRLKMQMLNQAQNVDLKQFVFEPKSLMPASSRSGNKESFSSPSVVQVDSFNNLGKSQKQFQSWNYGKSDALDMSAELRDDVWDDLDDEVLVVASNLFSRELDEYETLHKYSTSEATSDISEDSCLLQGDTRIQNPVLSVFNSSSKVELSVQSGHINTFTSQENEHSNLSQELEKIQCSSISKIIPDSSKFTRKENFFIFTKEQEEEKEPRYLPDDETSDVKPLLGLLDDIF; this comes from the exons Atgttcagctctgcagatgaggttttttcattggaaaacttattttatgaaagaccagatacaaagaaaag AGATCTAGAAAATAACAAGTCAAACATTTGGTGGATTGCACCTGCTCCAGCAATTGATGAAATTCCACCTGCAGAGGAGCTACAGagggaactggaaaaaaacacagccagcAGTTGCATGG GAGGGATAAAGCACCAAAAGTTTATACAACAATGTAAGAGTATCACTGAGGAAGTAAATGACAAATCACCAGCACCTACTCATTTTGGCATagcttctgaaaaagaaatgctccGATTATGTGtaggagaaagaacaaaaaagcatGGAAGTCTGAAAATGGCTTCAACGTTTCTCTCTCCCGATAAAGCTAAATATAAAATAGGAACAGAGATTTTTCAGCAACCCGATTCAAATTTCTCACAgactaaaatattaattaattttccAGAAAATGGTGATGATGAGAGTGTTCATTCACCGTTTCGAAAAAG CTTATTTAAAATGCCCGGTtgtatgtataaaaatacagaatttaaaGATAGTTCAATGGATATGAAAGAAGTTGATACTCACTTTAATACAAGTGAAAACGtgacagaagtgaaaaaagatACATGGAGAGAAAATCATCAGCCTCCAGTAACTAAAGACTCAGATTTTACCCTACATAGGGTAAATGATGGGGACATGGCATCTAAAAttggaattaaaataaaatcattgtCCGGTCCTTCAAAGATTCTGGAGATGACAG GAACTACAGGAAGAAACTTAGAAATTTTGAGGGCTGTTACAGAAATAC CGACCCAatttagatgtatttttaaGGAGTTTCCATACTTTAACTATGCACAATCTAAAGCTTTGGATGAT CTTCTTTATACAGATAGAAATTTTGTGATTTGTGCTCCAACTGGCTCTGGAAAAACTGTAATGTTCGAACTAGCTATTACCAGATTACTTATGGAAGTCCCAATGCCTTGGCTAAATATTAAAGTTGTTTATA tgGCTCCAATAAAAGCTCTATGCAGTCAACGTTTTGAtgattggaaagaaaaatttggACCCATAGGACTCAGCTGCAAGGAACTGACAGGAGATACAGTGGTGGatgatttatttgaaatacatcATGCTCATATTATTATCACTACACCT GAAAAATGGGATAGCATGACTAGAAGGTGGAAAGACAACTCTATAGTTCAGCTTGTGCGACTGTTTCTCATAGATGAG GTGCATGTTATAAAGGATGAAAGCCGTGGCGCAACATTGGAAGTTGTAGTCAGTCGAATGAAGACCGTTCAGTCTTCTCTTTGGCGTCTTTCAGAGAATCATGATGTTCCTCCTTTGAGATTTGTAGCTGTTTCAGCAACAATTCCAAACGCTGAAGAT attGCAGAATGGCTTTCAGATGGGAAGATGCCTGCTGTTTGTCTGAAAGTAGATGAGGATCAACGACCAGTGAAGCTACGCAAAATTGTTCTTGGTTTTCCTTGCAGTGACAGTCAGACAGAATTCAAATTTGACTTAACTCTGAACTACAAAATAGCTAGTGTTATACAAGCATACTCTGATCAAAAACCAGTACTGGTG TTCTGTGCCACAAGAAAAGGAGTGCAGCaagctgcttctgttctttcaaaAGATGCCAAATTTCTACTGAGTGTAGAGCAGAAACAAag GTTACAGAAGTCTGCAAATTCATTGAAAGATTCCAAGCTTAGAG ATCTTTTAATGTATGGTCTGGCGTATCATCATGCGGGTATGGAGgtttctgacagaaaaataattgaaggaGCTTTTACTGCAGGAGATTTACCCGTACTTT TTACTACTAGCACCTTAGCTATGGGAGTCAATCTGCCTGCACATCTGGTGGTTATAAAATCCACAATGCACTATGTTGGAGGAGTGTTTGAAGAGTACAGTGAAACTGATATTCTGCAAATGATTGGGAGAGCAGGAAGGCCTCAG tttgaCACAACAGCTACAGCAGTAATTATGACTCGTTTGAGTACAAGGGAGAAGTATATACAGATGTTAAATGGTGCAGATATAATAGAGAGCAG CTTGCACAGACATCTTGTGGagcatttaaatgcagaaatagcGTTACATACTGTCACAGATGTCACTGTAGCTTTGGAATGGATACGATCAACGTTCTTGTACATTAGAGCTTTAAAAAATCCAACTCattatg GTTTTTCATCTGGATTGGATAAAATTGGAATTGAAGCGAAATTACAAG AACTCTGTTTGAAGAACTTGAATGATTTATCGTCTTTCAATTTGATCAGGAtggataaagaaaataatttcaagccAACAG AGACTGGAAGATTAATGGCATGGTATTATATTGCATTTGATACAGTAAAGCAGTTTTTCAGAATTAAGGGAACCGAAACTTTAAAGGAATTg GTTACAATGATCTCCAACTGCACAGAATTTCTAGATGTCAAGTTAAgaacaaatgagaagaaaatactgaatgccTTGAATAAAGACAAGGACAAAGTAACTATcag GTTTCCAATGGAGGGGAGGattaaaacaagagaaatgaaagtaaaCTG tcttATTCAGGCTCACCTAGGATGCATTCCTGTTCAAGACTTTACTTTGACACAAGATACTGgcaaaatatttagaaatggtGTAAGAGTTACTAGAT ggTTATCTGACTTTCTGGCATCAAGTAAAGACAACTTTTCTGCATTATTAAACTCTTTGATTTTAGCTAAGTGTTTCAGGTGCAAACTTTGGGAAAATTCACTTCACGTGTCTAAACAATTGGAAAAAATTG GTGTGTCATTGTCAAATGCTATGGTAAATGCTGGGCtgacatcatttaaaaaaatagaagacacAAATGCAAGGGAGCTTGAATTG ATTTTAAACAGACATCCTCCTTTTGGAAACCAGATAAAAGAATCTGTTTTGCATCTTCCAAAATATGAACTTAACATTGAACAG CTTCCAAAATACAGTGATACAATGGCTGAAATTTTAGTAACCACCATATTAACAAACTTTGAGCAGCTACAGACAAGGAGAACAGCGTCAGACTTTCACTATGTTACGTTGGTTGTAGGAGATGCTGACAATCAAGtcatttttattcagaaaataat ggattctgtgctgctgaaaacTGGAAATTGGATGAAGAAAATTGAGGTGAAAAGAGCTCTTAAATCAGATGACATTAGTATAAATTTAATTAGTTCTGATTATG TTGGCCTTGATATACAGCAAACATATACAGCCTTTTACTTAACACCAAGAACAGTGGGAAGTAAAGTAGTTATAAATAAACTGAAAGCTGAGTCTTCTCTTGATACATCTCGTGGCACAGCACAAAATCTGCCAGCAGCAAAAGTGGATTCAG GAAGCAGgtctaaagaagaaaatatctgtaagAAATACAGTAACAGAGAATGTAACCATCgctgtaaaaataaagatgtgtgTGGACATGACTGCT GTAAAACTGGAGTACTTTCTAAGTCTGAGACGAGTGGAGATTCAAAGTTTAGTTTGTACCTGGCTGATTTAAGGAGCAGGAACTCTACTTCATCTGTGCCCCCAGTAAAGCGGTTAAAG ATGCAGATGTTAAATCAGGCTCAAAATGTGGATCTCAAACAATTTGTTTTTGAACCCAAATCTTTGATGCCAGCATCATCAAG gtCTGGCAATAAAGAGTCATTTTCATCACCTTCAGTGGTCCAGGTAGATAGTTTTAATAACTTAGGAAAATCTCAGAAACAATTCCAGTCCTGGAACTATGGAAAGAGTG atgctttgGATATGAGTGCTGAACTGAGAGATGACGTTTGGGATGATCTTGATGATGAAGTATTAGTAGTTGCTAGCAACCTTTTCAGTAGAGAATTAG ATGAGTATGAAACCCTTCACAAGTATTCAACAAGTGAAGCCACAAGTGACATTTCAGAAGA TTCTTGCCTATTACAAGGTGATACCAGGATTCAGAACCCAGTTCTCTCTGTGTTTAATAGCTCATCAAAAGTGGAATTATCTGTACAGAGTGGACATATAAATACA TTCACTTCTCAAGAAAACGAGCATTCAAATCTTTCacaagagctggaaaaaatacaatgttcttcaatttcaaaaataatcCCAGACTCTTCTAAATTCACTaggaaagagaatttttttattttcacgaaggaacaggaagaagaaaaggaaccTAG ATATCTTCCTGATGATGAGACCAGTGATGTCAAGCCTTTGCTTGGACTACTTGatgacatattttaa
- the HFM1 gene encoding probable ATP-dependent DNA helicase HFM1 isoform X11 has product MKFHLQRSYRGNWKKTQPAVAWKMVMMRVFIHRFEKGTTGRNLEILRAVTEIPTQFRCIFKEFPYFNYAQSKALDDLLYTDRNFVICAPTGSGKTVMFELAITRLLMEVPMPWLNIKVVYMAPIKALCSQRFDDWKEKFGPIGLSCKELTGDTVVDDLFEIHHAHIIITTPEKWDSMTRRWKDNSIVQLVRLFLIDEARKLMILYAFFLLDDERVHVIKDESRGATLEVVVSRMKTVQSSLWRLSENHDVPPLRFVAVSATIPNAEDIAEWLSDGKMPAVCLKVDEDQRPVKLRKIVLGFPCSDSQTEFKFDLTLNYKIASVIQAYSDQKPVLVFCATRKGVQQAASVLSKDAKFLLSVEQKQRLQKSANSLKDSKLRDLLMYGLAYHHAGMEVSDRKIIEGAFTAGDLPVLFTTSTLAMGVNLPAHLVVIKSTMHYVGGVFEEYSETDILQMIGRAGRPQFDTTATAVIMTRLSTREKYIQMLNGADIIESSLHRHLVEHLNAEIALHTVTDVTVALEWIRSTFLYIRALKNPTHYGFSSGLDKIGIEAKLQELCLKNLNDLSSFNLIRMDKENNFKPTETGRLMAWYYIAFDTVKQFFRIKGTETLKELVTMISNCTEFLDVKLRTNEKKILNALNKDKDKVTIRFPMEGRIKTREMKVNCLIQAHLGCIPVQDFTLTQDTGKIFRNGVRVTRWLSDFLASSKDNFSALLNSLILAKCFRCKLWENSLHVSKQLEKIGVSLSNAMVNAGLTSFKKIEDTNARELELILNRHPPFGNQIKESVLHLPKYELNIEQLPKYSDTMAEILVTTILTNFEQLQTRRTASDFHYVTLVVGDADNQVIFIQKIMDSVLLKTGNWMKKIEVKRALKSDDISINLISSDYVGLDIQQTYTAFYLTPRTVGSKVVINKLKAESSLDTSRGTAQNLPAAKVDSGSRSKEENICKKYSNRECNHRCKNKDVCGHDCCKTGVLSKSETSGDSKFSLYLADLRSRNSTSSVPPVKRLKMQMLNQAQNVDLKQFVFEPKSLMPASSRSGNKESFSSPSVVQVDSFNNLGKSQKQFQSWNYGKSDALDMSAELRDDVWDDLDDEVLVVASNLFSRELDEYETLHKYSTSEATSDISEDSCLLQGDTRIQNPVLSVFNSSSKVELSVQSGHINTFTSQENEHSNLSQELEKIQCSSISKIIPDSSKFTRKENFFIFTKEQEEEKEPRYLPDDETSDVKPLLGLLDDIF; this is encoded by the exons ATGAAATTCCACCTGCAGAGGAGCTACAGagggaactggaaaaaaacacagccagcAGTTGCATGG AAAATGGTGATGATGAGAGTGTTCATTCACCGTTTCGAAAAAG GAACTACAGGAAGAAACTTAGAAATTTTGAGGGCTGTTACAGAAATAC CGACCCAatttagatgtatttttaaGGAGTTTCCATACTTTAACTATGCACAATCTAAAGCTTTGGATGAT CTTCTTTATACAGATAGAAATTTTGTGATTTGTGCTCCAACTGGCTCTGGAAAAACTGTAATGTTCGAACTAGCTATTACCAGATTACTTATGGAAGTCCCAATGCCTTGGCTAAATATTAAAGTTGTTTATA tgGCTCCAATAAAAGCTCTATGCAGTCAACGTTTTGAtgattggaaagaaaaatttggACCCATAGGACTCAGCTGCAAGGAACTGACAGGAGATACAGTGGTGGatgatttatttgaaatacatcATGCTCATATTATTATCACTACACCT GAAAAATGGGATAGCATGACTAGAAGGTGGAAAGACAACTCTATAGTTCAGCTTGTGCGACTGTTTCTCATAGATGAGGCaagaaaattaatgattttatatgctttttttcttcttgacgATGAAAGG GTGCATGTTATAAAGGATGAAAGCCGTGGCGCAACATTGGAAGTTGTAGTCAGTCGAATGAAGACCGTTCAGTCTTCTCTTTGGCGTCTTTCAGAGAATCATGATGTTCCTCCTTTGAGATTTGTAGCTGTTTCAGCAACAATTCCAAACGCTGAAGAT attGCAGAATGGCTTTCAGATGGGAAGATGCCTGCTGTTTGTCTGAAAGTAGATGAGGATCAACGACCAGTGAAGCTACGCAAAATTGTTCTTGGTTTTCCTTGCAGTGACAGTCAGACAGAATTCAAATTTGACTTAACTCTGAACTACAAAATAGCTAGTGTTATACAAGCATACTCTGATCAAAAACCAGTACTGGTG TTCTGTGCCACAAGAAAAGGAGTGCAGCaagctgcttctgttctttcaaaAGATGCCAAATTTCTACTGAGTGTAGAGCAGAAACAAag GTTACAGAAGTCTGCAAATTCATTGAAAGATTCCAAGCTTAGAG ATCTTTTAATGTATGGTCTGGCGTATCATCATGCGGGTATGGAGgtttctgacagaaaaataattgaaggaGCTTTTACTGCAGGAGATTTACCCGTACTTT TTACTACTAGCACCTTAGCTATGGGAGTCAATCTGCCTGCACATCTGGTGGTTATAAAATCCACAATGCACTATGTTGGAGGAGTGTTTGAAGAGTACAGTGAAACTGATATTCTGCAAATGATTGGGAGAGCAGGAAGGCCTCAG tttgaCACAACAGCTACAGCAGTAATTATGACTCGTTTGAGTACAAGGGAGAAGTATATACAGATGTTAAATGGTGCAGATATAATAGAGAGCAG CTTGCACAGACATCTTGTGGagcatttaaatgcagaaatagcGTTACATACTGTCACAGATGTCACTGTAGCTTTGGAATGGATACGATCAACGTTCTTGTACATTAGAGCTTTAAAAAATCCAACTCattatg GTTTTTCATCTGGATTGGATAAAATTGGAATTGAAGCGAAATTACAAG AACTCTGTTTGAAGAACTTGAATGATTTATCGTCTTTCAATTTGATCAGGAtggataaagaaaataatttcaagccAACAG AGACTGGAAGATTAATGGCATGGTATTATATTGCATTTGATACAGTAAAGCAGTTTTTCAGAATTAAGGGAACCGAAACTTTAAAGGAATTg GTTACAATGATCTCCAACTGCACAGAATTTCTAGATGTCAAGTTAAgaacaaatgagaagaaaatactgaatgccTTGAATAAAGACAAGGACAAAGTAACTATcag GTTTCCAATGGAGGGGAGGattaaaacaagagaaatgaaagtaaaCTG tcttATTCAGGCTCACCTAGGATGCATTCCTGTTCAAGACTTTACTTTGACACAAGATACTGgcaaaatatttagaaatggtGTAAGAGTTACTAGAT ggTTATCTGACTTTCTGGCATCAAGTAAAGACAACTTTTCTGCATTATTAAACTCTTTGATTTTAGCTAAGTGTTTCAGGTGCAAACTTTGGGAAAATTCACTTCACGTGTCTAAACAATTGGAAAAAATTG GTGTGTCATTGTCAAATGCTATGGTAAATGCTGGGCtgacatcatttaaaaaaatagaagacacAAATGCAAGGGAGCTTGAATTG ATTTTAAACAGACATCCTCCTTTTGGAAACCAGATAAAAGAATCTGTTTTGCATCTTCCAAAATATGAACTTAACATTGAACAG CTTCCAAAATACAGTGATACAATGGCTGAAATTTTAGTAACCACCATATTAACAAACTTTGAGCAGCTACAGACAAGGAGAACAGCGTCAGACTTTCACTATGTTACGTTGGTTGTAGGAGATGCTGACAATCAAGtcatttttattcagaaaataat ggattctgtgctgctgaaaacTGGAAATTGGATGAAGAAAATTGAGGTGAAAAGAGCTCTTAAATCAGATGACATTAGTATAAATTTAATTAGTTCTGATTATG TTGGCCTTGATATACAGCAAACATATACAGCCTTTTACTTAACACCAAGAACAGTGGGAAGTAAAGTAGTTATAAATAAACTGAAAGCTGAGTCTTCTCTTGATACATCTCGTGGCACAGCACAAAATCTGCCAGCAGCAAAAGTGGATTCAG GAAGCAGgtctaaagaagaaaatatctgtaagAAATACAGTAACAGAGAATGTAACCATCgctgtaaaaataaagatgtgtgTGGACATGACTGCT GTAAAACTGGAGTACTTTCTAAGTCTGAGACGAGTGGAGATTCAAAGTTTAGTTTGTACCTGGCTGATTTAAGGAGCAGGAACTCTACTTCATCTGTGCCCCCAGTAAAGCGGTTAAAG ATGCAGATGTTAAATCAGGCTCAAAATGTGGATCTCAAACAATTTGTTTTTGAACCCAAATCTTTGATGCCAGCATCATCAAG gtCTGGCAATAAAGAGTCATTTTCATCACCTTCAGTGGTCCAGGTAGATAGTTTTAATAACTTAGGAAAATCTCAGAAACAATTCCAGTCCTGGAACTATGGAAAGAGTG atgctttgGATATGAGTGCTGAACTGAGAGATGACGTTTGGGATGATCTTGATGATGAAGTATTAGTAGTTGCTAGCAACCTTTTCAGTAGAGAATTAG ATGAGTATGAAACCCTTCACAAGTATTCAACAAGTGAAGCCACAAGTGACATTTCAGAAGA TTCTTGCCTATTACAAGGTGATACCAGGATTCAGAACCCAGTTCTCTCTGTGTTTAATAGCTCATCAAAAGTGGAATTATCTGTACAGAGTGGACATATAAATACA TTCACTTCTCAAGAAAACGAGCATTCAAATCTTTCacaagagctggaaaaaatacaatgttcttcaatttcaaaaataatcCCAGACTCTTCTAAATTCACTaggaaagagaatttttttattttcacgaaggaacaggaagaagaaaaggaaccTAG ATATCTTCCTGATGATGAGACCAGTGATGTCAAGCCTTTGCTTGGACTACTTGatgacatattttaa